One window of the Roseovarius sp. THAF9 genome contains the following:
- a CDS encoding tripartite tricarboxylate transporter substrate binding protein — protein MKKLIAAASIALMGLAGTAGAQDNYPERPVMLMVSYGAGGATDFQARIVTMTAGNEDALGVPIAIVNKPGAGGRVGWNWLATQVEPDGYTLGAYNVPHFIAQSIEGGVEYGTDSFEPIANWGADPAVFVVGADSQFNSMEDVVNYAKENPGGLTFSGAGLYVGHHIAALQLEKAAGVKLAYIPNNAGGAGAMKAVIAGDVLGGVNNLSDAFRAEEAGNVKILGVFDNERSDFLPDVPTMQEQGYDIDNASVNFRGVMVPKGTPQPIIDKLAEIVPTMFENSRVKGKMEAGGSPMHVMSRDEVIEMWAAREETLKELLAGL, from the coding sequence ATGAAGAAGCTGATTGCAGCCGCATCCATTGCGCTCATGGGTCTGGCGGGCACCGCCGGCGCCCAGGACAACTACCCGGAACGCCCCGTCATGCTGATGGTCAGCTATGGCGCCGGCGGCGCCACCGACTTTCAGGCGCGCATCGTCACCATGACGGCAGGCAACGAGGACGCGCTCGGCGTGCCCATCGCCATCGTCAACAAGCCCGGCGCGGGAGGCCGCGTCGGCTGGAACTGGCTCGCGACGCAGGTCGAGCCCGACGGCTACACCCTGGGCGCCTACAACGTGCCCCACTTCATCGCCCAGTCCATTGAGGGCGGCGTCGAATACGGCACCGACAGCTTCGAGCCCATCGCCAACTGGGGCGCCGACCCGGCGGTTTTCGTCGTGGGCGCGGACAGCCAGTTCAACTCGATGGAAGACGTGGTGAACTACGCCAAGGAAAACCCCGGCGGCCTCACCTTTTCCGGCGCCGGTCTTTACGTCGGCCACCACATTGCGGCGCTTCAGCTTGAAAAGGCCGCTGGCGTCAAACTGGCCTACATCCCCAACAACGCGGGTGGTGCGGGCGCCATGAAGGCCGTAATCGCCGGTGACGTGCTGGGCGGGGTCAACAACCTGTCCGACGCGTTCCGCGCCGAAGAGGCCGGTAACGTCAAGATCCTCGGCGTCTTCGACAACGAGCGTAGCGACTTTCTGCCCGACGTGCCGACGATGCAGGAACAGGGCTATGACATCGACAACGCCTCGGTCAATTTTCGCGGCGTGATGGTCCCCAAGGGCACGCCCCAACCGATCATCGACAAGCTGGCCGAGATCGTCCCCACCATGTTCGAGAACAGCCGCGTCAAAGGCAAGATGGAAGCGGGCGGCTCGCCCATGCACGTCATGTCCCGCGACGAGGTGATCGAGATGTGGGCCGCCCGCGAGGAAACACTCAAGGAACTCCTCGCTGGTCTTTAA
- a CDS encoding tripartite tricarboxylate transporter TctB family protein: protein MTNLPRTQHIVASGLVAAVGVWVAWLSFTGEPARAFLFPRIISVAFVALAVWTFGKALLGKTKVGPGLGRIATLNILPGIVVMLIYVFWAAQTLGFYTASTIAFFILLSLYDPAPHDAARTWVKRVLITAGFLAVMYGLFALLLGVFTPREILF from the coding sequence ATGACCAATCTACCCCGCACGCAGCACATCGTCGCCAGTGGGCTTGTCGCCGCCGTGGGCGTCTGGGTCGCCTGGCTCAGTTTCACCGGCGAGCCCGCCCGCGCCTTTCTGTTTCCGCGCATCATCTCGGTCGCCTTCGTGGCGCTGGCCGTCTGGACCTTTGGCAAGGCGCTGCTGGGCAAGACCAAGGTCGGCCCCGGCCTCGGCCGCATCGCGACCTTGAACATACTGCCCGGAATCGTGGTCATGCTGATCTACGTCTTTTGGGCGGCGCAGACACTGGGCTTTTACACCGCGTCCACCATCGCCTTTTTCATCCTGCTGTCCCTCTACGACCCCGCCCCCCACGACGCGGCGCGTACATGGGTCAAACGGGTGCTGATCACGGCCGGTTTCCTGGCTGTGATGTACGGTCTCTTCGCGCTGTTGCTCGGCGTCTTCACCCCGCGAGAGATCCTTTTCTGA
- a CDS encoding tripartite tricarboxylate transporter permease — protein sequence MEFLFYFGDVFTQFNFMLLLIGTIGGLILGATPGLSPTMAVALLIPFTFKLDATQGLILLGAAYTSTVAGGAVSAILLKIPGAPANIATTLDGHTMAKNGQGARALQLSFISSAIGGVFGVLLLIFLTPVLAEWALAFGPSHLFWLAILGVTVIGSLDSSSVVKGLLSGCIGLWLATIGFDDVMGAQRFIFHSSVSGGINIIPALIGLFAIPQVITMFAKGRHQHDAEVLKVEKSPIMDSIREVFRRSRALSIGTLTGSFVGLIPGVGGQIAGLVAYDQARKTSPEQKKFGTGHSEGVIAAESANNAMVGPSLVPLLTLSIPGSPTAAVLLGGLLIHGIFPGSDLFENYPDVAWTFINSMLIGQILMCVFGLYVAGLAARVAQVPNAVMAAVVLALAVFGSYSVQNSMGDVYIMAALGTGMYFLERFGFSAAPLVLGLILGPIAEANFVQGAMIANATSSMGSYFFTGALNLTLIGIVVASIAYSVWMELRQRRYLSKEDTLEREEQVT from the coding sequence TTGGAGTTCCTGTTCTACTTCGGCGACGTGTTTACGCAGTTCAACTTCATGCTGCTTCTGATCGGCACCATCGGCGGACTGATCCTGGGCGCCACGCCGGGCCTTTCGCCGACGATGGCCGTGGCCCTGCTCATTCCCTTCACGTTCAAGCTGGATGCAACGCAGGGCCTTATCCTCTTGGGCGCGGCATATACCTCGACGGTCGCGGGCGGCGCGGTCAGCGCCATTCTTCTCAAGATCCCAGGCGCACCCGCCAACATCGCCACCACGCTGGACGGGCACACCATGGCCAAGAACGGCCAGGGCGCAAGGGCCCTGCAACTGTCGTTCATTTCCTCGGCCATCGGGGGGGTCTTCGGCGTGCTGCTGCTGATCTTCCTCACGCCGGTACTCGCCGAGTGGGCGCTGGCCTTCGGGCCGTCGCACCTCTTTTGGCTGGCCATCCTCGGCGTCACAGTCATCGGCTCGCTCGATTCCAGTTCGGTGGTCAAAGGGCTTCTGTCCGGCTGCATCGGGCTGTGGCTGGCCACCATCGGGTTCGACGACGTGATGGGGGCCCAGCGCTTCATTTTCCATTCCAGCGTGTCTGGCGGCATCAACATCATCCCCGCCCTGATCGGCCTTTTCGCCATTCCGCAGGTCATCACCATGTTCGCCAAGGGCCGGCACCAGCACGACGCCGAGGTTCTCAAGGTCGAGAAAAGCCCCATCATGGACTCGATCCGCGAGGTCTTCCGCCGCTCGCGCGCGCTTTCCATAGGCACGCTCACCGGCTCGTTCGTCGGCCTCATACCGGGCGTCGGCGGCCAGATCGCAGGGCTCGTGGCCTATGATCAGGCCCGCAAGACCAGCCCCGAGCAAAAGAAATTCGGCACCGGCCACAGCGAAGGCGTGATCGCCGCCGAAAGTGCCAACAACGCCATGGTCGGCCCCTCTCTGGTGCCATTGCTGACGCTCTCGATCCCCGGCTCGCCCACCGCCGCGGTGCTCTTAGGCGGCCTCCTGATCCACGGCATTTTCCCCGGCAGCGACCTGTTCGAGAACTATCCCGATGTCGCCTGGACCTTCATCAACTCCATGCTGATCGGCCAGATCCTGATGTGCGTCTTCGGGCTTTACGTGGCCGGGCTGGCGGCCCGCGTGGCGCAGGTGCCAAACGCGGTCATGGCCGCCGTGGTGCTGGCCCTCGCGGTCTTCGGCAGCTACTCGGTTCAGAATTCCATGGGCGATGTCTACATCATGGCCGCGCTCGGCACCGGCATGTATTTCCTCGAACGCTTTGGCTTCTCTGCCGCGCCGCTAGTGCTGGGCCTCATCCTCGGCCCCATTGCCGAGGCCAATTTCGTGCAAGGCGCCATGATCGCCAACGCCACGTCCAGCATGGGCAGCTATTTCTTCACCGGCGCGCTGAACCTTACGCTGATCGGCATCGTCGTGGCCTCCATCGCCTACTCGGTCTGGATGGAACTGCGCCAGCGCCGCTACCTCAGCAAGGAAGACACTCTCGAACGCGAGGAGCAGGTCACATGA
- a CDS encoding substrate-binding domain-containing protein, which produces MAKAARVSPSTVSRSFNHPDLVKATTRKKIDAAVRRLGYIRNRAAQTIHGIRSGTIGLIVPTVDQAIFAEMIQSFSEAVEELGFTILLASHGFNLDREYSLTRKMLEHRVDGVALIGIAHTQDTLDLLAQQEMPTLLLWSFSPDAPFPCVGSDNYAAGALIGRHVAGLGHRRVAAMFPPVEGNDRASLRFAGVKDALAEVGCRIPEAWQLVAPYSVATAKSAVEALIAEGDLPTAIICGNDVLAWGALHALNRAEIDVPGRVTVTGIGDFKGSREFEPSLSTVRIPARTIGARAAVAIVQLTTSEAAVDVAALIPPEIIVRATSRPPRAQ; this is translated from the coding sequence GTGGCGAAGGCGGCGCGCGTGTCACCCTCGACGGTGTCGCGCAGCTTCAATCACCCGGACCTGGTGAAGGCCACGACTCGGAAAAAGATCGACGCCGCCGTGCGGCGGCTGGGTTATATCCGCAACCGCGCGGCGCAGACGATTCACGGTATCCGCAGCGGCACGATCGGGCTGATCGTGCCGACGGTGGACCAGGCGATATTCGCCGAGATGATCCAGAGTTTTTCCGAGGCGGTGGAGGAGCTGGGGTTCACCATCCTGCTGGCCTCGCACGGGTTCAACCTGGACCGCGAATACAGTCTGACGCGCAAGATGCTGGAACATCGGGTGGACGGCGTGGCGCTGATCGGGATCGCGCATACGCAGGACACGCTGGATTTGCTTGCGCAACAGGAGATGCCGACTCTGCTGCTGTGGAGCTTTTCGCCCGACGCGCCGTTTCCCTGCGTCGGGTCGGACAATTACGCCGCCGGAGCGCTGATCGGACGGCATGTGGCGGGGTTGGGACACCGCCGCGTGGCGGCGATGTTCCCGCCGGTGGAGGGCAACGATAGGGCGTCACTGCGGTTTGCCGGCGTGAAGGACGCGCTGGCGGAGGTGGGTTGCCGTATTCCCGAGGCGTGGCAGCTGGTGGCGCCCTACAGCGTGGCGACGGCGAAAAGCGCTGTGGAGGCGCTGATTGCCGAGGGCGATCTGCCGACGGCGATCATCTGCGGCAACGACGTGCTGGCCTGGGGCGCGCTGCACGCGCTGAACCGCGCCGAAATCGACGTGCCGGGGCGGGTGACGGTGACGGGGATTGGGGATTTCAAGGGCTCGAGGGAGTTCGAGCCGTCGCTGAGCACGGTGCGCATCCCGGCGCGGACCATAGGGGCGCGGGCGGCAGTGGCCATCGTGCAGCTGACCACCTCGGAGGCGGCGGTGGACGTGGCGGCGCTGATCCCGCCCGAGATCATTGTGCGCGCGACGAGCAGGCCGCCGCGCGCACAATAG
- a CDS encoding NAD(P)H-quinone oxidoreductase, with amino-acid sequence MPQTMQAVFATRPGGPEVLQARYIPVPQPGPGEVLIRVAAAGVNRPDLLQRQGGYPPPPGVTEALGLEVAGEVVSCGDDVLSFTKGDKVVALVAGGGYAEYCVAPAPQVLPWPSGLSAVEAAAIPETYFTVWTNLFRIGRLAEGETVLVHGGASGIGTTAIQIARAMGATVYATAGTDEKCQACRDLGATEAINYRTTRFEEEIARLTDGRGVDVILDMVCADYLARNLASLAVAGRLVIIAFLGGGQTQVDIESMIRKRQTLCGSTLRPQTPQEKGLIAADLLAHVWPLLEQGAIKPMINSVHPLANASESHAELEAGGHVGKLVLSVSE; translated from the coding sequence ATGCCCCAGACCATGCAAGCCGTCTTCGCCACACGTCCCGGCGGCCCAGAAGTTTTGCAAGCCCGCTACATTCCAGTTCCGCAACCCGGCCCGGGCGAAGTGCTGATCCGCGTCGCCGCCGCCGGCGTCAACCGTCCCGACCTGCTGCAGCGCCAAGGCGGCTATCCACCGCCCCCCGGCGTGACCGAGGCGCTCGGGCTCGAAGTGGCGGGCGAAGTGGTGTCCTGTGGCGACGATGTGCTGTCCTTTACCAAGGGCGACAAGGTCGTCGCGCTGGTCGCGGGCGGCGGTTATGCCGAATATTGCGTCGCCCCCGCCCCTCAGGTCCTGCCCTGGCCCTCGGGCCTATCGGCGGTCGAGGCCGCGGCGATCCCCGAAACCTACTTCACTGTCTGGACCAACCTTTTTCGCATCGGACGTCTGGCCGAGGGCGAAACCGTCCTCGTCCACGGCGGCGCCAGCGGCATCGGCACAACCGCCATCCAGATCGCCCGCGCCATGGGCGCCACCGTCTACGCCACCGCCGGCACCGACGAGAAATGCCAGGCCTGCCGCGATCTGGGCGCGACAGAGGCGATCAATTACCGCACGACCCGGTTCGAGGAGGAAATCGCCCGCCTCACCGACGGGCGCGGCGTGGATGTCATCCTCGACATGGTCTGCGCCGACTATCTCGCCCGCAACCTCGCCTCGCTCGCCGTCGCGGGGCGGCTGGTCATTATCGCATTCCTCGGCGGCGGGCAAACGCAAGTGGACATCGAGTCCATGATCCGCAAGCGCCAGACCTTGTGCGGCAGCACTCTGCGCCCGCAAACGCCGCAGGAAAAGGGCCTCATCGCCGCCGATCTTCTCGCGCACGTCTGGCCCCTGCTTGAACAGGGCGCGATCAAGCCGATGATCAATTCCGTCCATCCCCTTGCCAACGCCTCCGAATCCCATGCAGAGCTCGAGGCCGGCGGTCACGTCGGCAAGCTCGTCCTGTCGGTATCTGAATAG